In the Balaenoptera ricei isolate mBalRic1 chromosome 1, mBalRic1.hap2, whole genome shotgun sequence genome, AGGATAAACATCGGGTATATTCCCGGGCAGTAGATGCCTGGCTGAGCATTCTGTGTACAGGAATCAGGTTGCGGGGACAAATAACTCTTCTGAAAATACAAACTTGGAGCCAGTGCCCTTGTCTTCTCTCCTGCATCTCACCTCTCCAGTGCGGTATCTGCCATCTGCAGGTTTCATATGTCCTTGGGGTCCTGCAGCGCAAAGCAGCTTCCTCCCCCGTACCAAAGTAGTTACCACTCCTCcagccactttctttttttttttttttttttttttttaaggacagaTGGTGAGCAtgtcccatattttttttttttaattttagcaatttcatgtatctttatttattttttttatttatttatggctgtgttgggtcttcgtttctgtgtgagggctttctccagttgcggcaagcgggggccactcttcatcgcggtgcgcgggcctctcactatcgcggcctctcttgttgcggagcacaggctccagacgcgcaggctcagtaattgtggctcacgggcctagttgctccgcggcatgtgggatcttcccagaccaggactcgaacccgtgtctcctgcattggcaggcagattctcaaccactgtgccaccagggaagcccccagccactttctttcttcagaatgttattaaaatttcttGTCTGCCAAAGTCTCTCTTTTTGACTTTGtgggtttttattcttttcatcccatttctatcattttagaCAGCTCTCCGAAGGGAGAGGAGATGATCTACCACCTTTAGCCAAAAGCTGTTCTTTCTATTAAGTtgcaaaagttttctttttttttaaccagaaggaaatacaccaaaatgttttcatttttgtactTAAAAAGGAGTCCCAGAAAGTTTTCTCTCTCCATTCATAACAGTTGTTAGTGAGGAGAAACAGTAGGAAATGGCCATTGGGATGACAGTGCTCCGGCCTAGGGAGGTCTAGGCCAAGGCACCTCTGAAGCATGAGCAGAAGCTACGAAGGAATCCATAGCCATTGGAATATTATGCAGTTGTAGGCAGGATTATGTGGGGAAATGTCCCTTTAAATTTGTATTCTTAAAATTGGGCTTAATCCCTTGGCACAAGGATAAGTGGAATGGGGTAGGCAGGTTAATTAAAAACCCTTGTGAAAAATCTCCACTTAAGATCTTAATAATTGAGCCTTTTCAAATGCAGGATAAAGTCAAGAGAGTCTTTTCACCTCTTATCTACTGTCCACGAAATGCATATATTAATTAAGCAAGGCACAGTTAGGATGTCACctatttgaaatgtttcattttagGCTTCACTCTCTGGTACCTCCAGTGATTTGAACATCAAGGGAGAGCCTCAGCTTTCAGCTTTCCATGGTCCTGCCTTGCTTCATCACCTACACCTGTCCCCTAGTCCCACCAAACTTTTATTAATTCTCTGAAACCTTCTCAGCCCCTACAGCTAATGAGTTGCTCTCTTCTATTTACATGCCACTTCGTGTTACCTCGGATAAGTGTGTACTGTATTGTTTCCTAGCACATCGCTTGCATCTCTTTCACCCTTCTAGACAGTGTGCTCCTTGATGGCCCTGACTgggatttacttatttatttatctatggaaTGATCTTGGGTGCTTAGAAAGACACttattatttaattgtattcTAAGTGTGACTCCttgatatttgaaaatgatttttttttttttaattccttaaagGTAATCCTAGACCTTGAGGAAGAAAGGCAAAGGCATGCACAGGACACAGCTGAAGGAGATGATGTCACCTACATgctggagaaggagagagagcggCTGACTCAACAGGTAATTAAGGTGGAGGGGCTCAGAGCAGCATTTGCCTAGAGTAGCATTTCTTGAAGATTATTCTGCAGGGTGTAAATTGGTGTTGCTCAAAAAAAGGGGGCTTTGTGGTCAAATAAGTCTGGGAATTACTGGATTAAACAAAGTTAAAGAGGTTTCTAACTTAAGTTTGTTAGACCCTTTAGTATGCAGAAGCACGCTGTGAGTCTTCAAGAACAAGATAGGGTATTCTGTGTTCAGCAAATTTATGTTTTCATAAAATCTTTTAACATAGATCATTCACTATGGGACTGTCGTTCCATAGAACACACTTTGGGGAACACTAACTTTGAACTCTCCAACTTTTTTTGACTTAGGACTcctagtaagaaatacattttacaccACAACCccagtatatatacacatatatacatatgcctGAAACAAAAATCTCATGAAATCACACCTAACCCTTACTGCTTATAATACACAttgatattttctcttctgtttcatttttttttatttctgatcacGGCTCACTGAATGGTTTTGCCGTCCATGAATGAGTCTcagagtttgaaaaacactgactaAAAGGGTTCCTTCAACCCTTTCCCTCTCACTCTGTGCCTTAAATAGGGTTGGGATGATGATTAAAGCAGATGGCATTTGTATAAGAAGAATGATTCAAATGCAACTACttacgtttgtttgtttttaagaccaGAAAGAATTATTACTGAAGCTTTAAAAGTTATCAGCAGCATTCATCACAAACTCTGGTTGATATGGCTTTCTGCTGTTTTGATTGGTTCTAATCCTCTGAACTTTCCATAACATAAAACATGATGATTCAGATTCCCACAATAACCCTGAGACAATGAGAACTAGAAGTGCCTCCTAAATCATCAAAGAAAGATTAAGTCGTAGTGTGTACATTTTTATGGTAGGTGTTCTGATACTTAAATATTTGATGTAAGCACATGGCATACATGGTAATCCCATGTGCCAGAGAACAGCTAGCTTGATACACTCTACTTGATAAGAGTTTTTCAGTATCTCTTTGTTTCCTTACTCTAATCAAGATGTGTGGTGGCATTCTTTTGTAGTTGGAATTTGAAAAGTCCCaagtgaaaaagtttgaaaaagagCAGAAGAAGCTCTCCAGTCAGCTGGAAGAGGAGCGCTCCCGCCACAAGCAGCTCTCCTCCATGCTGGTGCGCGAGTGCAAGAAGGCCACCAACAAGGCCGCCGAGGAAGGCCAGAAGGCGGGAGAGCTGAGCCTGAAACTAGAGAAGGAGAAGAGTCGGGTGAGCAAGctggaggaagagctggctgctgAGAGGAAGCGGGGCTTGCAGACGGAAGCCCAGGTGGAGAAGCAGTTGTCTGAGTTTGACATTGAGAGGGAACAACTGAGAGCAAAGCTGAACCGAGAAGAGAACCGGACCAGAACTCTGAAAGAAGAGATGGAGAGTTTGAAGAAGATAGTGAAGGACCTAGAGGCTTTGCACCAGCAAAGTAGCCCCGGCGAGCAAGGGAAGAAACCAGTAACCCTGTCTAAAGGCACGGCAACTGAGCCGCCCGTGCTAGTGTCTGTATTTTGCCAAACGGAGAGTTTTCAGGCAGAAAGAACCCATGGGAGCAGCACGGCCAAGGTAACAGCCACAGGGCTGCCTGGTCCCACCACTCCTGCTTGCTCTTATGCAAAAACCAATGGACATTTTGACCCAGAAATGCAAACTACCAAGGAGCTGATTACAGGCAGCAGTGTAGAAAACCAAGCGCCTCCACGAGAGAAGCCTGTGGGATTGGCCCAAGAGAAAGCAGTAGAGAATGGTGGGTGTCCTGTGGGAATAGAGACTCCAGTCCCAGCGCCTGGTCACCTCCCTTCCAGTGGGAGCTCACTGTCCCCCAGCAGCActgcctcttcctctctcacATCCTCTCCTTGCTCTTCACCAGTACTAACCAAGCGCTTATTGGGGTCATCAGCTAGCAGCCCTGGCTACCAGTCATCCTACCAAGTAGGGATCAACCAGCGGTTCCATGCAGCTCGGCACAAATTTCAGTCCCAAGCAGATCAGGACCAACAAGCTAGTGGTCTACAGAGCCCTCCATCCAGGGATCTATCCCCAACCCTCATAGACAACTCTGCCGCCAAGCAGCTGGCCCGAAACACAGTCACCCAGGTGCTCTCCAGATTCACTAGCCAACAAGGACCAATCAAGCCCGTGTCTCCCAACAGCTCTCCCTTTGGCACAGACTATCGAAATCTGGCCAACACTGCCAGCCCAAGAGGTGACAGCAGCCATTCACCTACTCCAGGGAAAGTGTCTAGTCCTCTGAGCCCCCTGTCTCCAGGGATCAAGTCCCCTACCATCCCCAGAGCTGAGAGAGGAAACCCTCCACCCATCCCACCCAAGAAACCTGGCCTCGCTCCTTCTCCGTCTGCTGCCACTCCACTGAGCAAACCTCATCCCCAGGCATCCTCTTTGACCACCACAGAAGACCTTGCCAGCAGCTGCTCTTCTAATGCTGTCGTAGCCAATGGCAAGGACGTTGAGATACTTTTGCCTACCAGTAGCTAGTCCCTAGGAGGGAGTCTCCACATTTGACATTCCATCAGATTTCATCCAAGAGCTCAGAGTCAAGCCATTGAGTCAGatcatgttatttattttgatagTAGCTGAAACTATCTGTATAATACATTTAGTGTATTTcacctttttgtattttttaggtaGAAACTAAGTAGTTTGGATTTTTATGATCCACATCTTTGTGCTAAAGCTAGAAGGGCACCTCAGAGATGTCTAAGCTTTGCAGTCACCATCGTGTTATGATGGAGAAAGCTAATTGAGTACCAGGTGGTGATTTCCTGTCTATTTGGGGACTAGAGTCACTCAacactcattttgaattatgtggAAGTGGCTCATGCAGACTTTTTATTCCAGATGAACATGTTTTAAAAGTGCCTGAAATTAGACTGCCATATGAATGTGATTCTGCAGCAGTAACACAAAATGGATCATTTAACTGCAAAAAATGAGACCCTCTGTGAATTCTGAATGTTAAAAACCAACACTGCTTTTAATCCTCTTTCACTGTTTTTTAATACAAGTTTTGTGTTCAGAAACAAGGCTGCATAAGTAGAATGGGAATCCTAAAGGTGGGTGTGAACTCGCCACAAAGCTGAGCGTTATAGAGCCCTTGAGAAACCCTCCTTAACATTAAGCAGTTGGGGTGCTGATTTTCTTGTACTTTTGAAAAATTACATCGCTCCCAGTTTCCTGCATAAGTTTTTGAATACAATGAAATCACATCTCCTTCAAAAATATCTTCAGGCATCTACTGTTGTGTAAGGAACTTCTGATTCCGATTGCTATTACTTGAATAGGAAATGGTTACTCATTCTGTATAAAAGTTTGCAACAGAATGAGATCTTTATTCTGTAATGAAAAAGCAATAACTTAAAGTTCACTGTCTTTGTAATATTATAAGTCAGAATTATACAGGTTTTAGCAAATTGTTACACTTTTCTCCAAGCTGCCAGCACTCTGTGTCTATCTGTGGAACCAAATTAACTTTTGCCTAAATGGAAGTATACCTATATCTGTATAGATAAACACCCCTTTACGtgtttaacatacacacacttaaaCACATAAATATTAGTGTGATTATATCTTTGGAGTTTGCAATATAGCATAAAGGACGAGTAGAAATGCATGTTAAGATTACCTACCAAAGCAACTAGATATAGCTGGGACCCAGTCAATCAAAGGAGGAATCTTGTCCACCGGGAGGGGaaaatttcaaatgaaatcaGGTCTTCAGCATCATAAGAAGACAAGGCCAAACCAACCCAGTGTCAACAAAACTCAACTGGTCATATAAATGAGTGAAACAGGTCGGTCACTCAAGTGATGTATGACAGCTGGGAGCAGTGGGAGCTGTAGCAAACTGAAGTGCCCAAGCCCCGTTAAAAAGGGCAACCCCTGTTCAGTTTCAGCTGCTTGTTGCCATGCAAGAATGCTAAACCCGTGTTACCAGctcctaaaatttttatgaaatccaAATTTTCATGAGaaacattctcatttttaaatatcaagaactgatcaaaatttaaatactgcTAGTTAAACACTTCTGCAGCTGGATTCAGCCCACAAGCTGCCAAGCTGCAGCCTCTTTCATTCTAGAAACTTCTGTCATTTCCATCACAGCAAGTTTGTGAGGACAGAAGCCTCCAGACTTTCCAGCCTGTTGGCTAGCACAGCCAACAAACTCCGCAGAGTATAATGACTATTCTCCTCTTCCAAACAGGACTGTCTGCAACCCAGCTCAGGTATGGTGGGTACATGATTTTGTGTCCACAAGGATGAAGAGGCCTTGGTGTCCTCACATACATTCTTCTAGCCAACATCTGTCCAGCAGCCACTGACCTGCTATAATTTAAATCTATTTCCTCTTAATCCAGCATGAGTTGATGGGGGAAAAGCAAGTGATGGAAATCAAGATAAATCACTATGGAATATATTGGTGTCTGCACAGCTTATGGTCTGACTAAAGACAatacatcaaaaaattaaaatactattaaTGCCCCAGCGTGTCTACCAAATGATAAAGGGGTTATCTTAAACTTCCCAGAGCAATCATGCATTAAGTTTTATTCCCGTGCATAGTCACATGAACTGGATGATAAAATAGCTGAACTTTCTAAGAAGAAGAGAGGGCTATAATCCCAGAGTGTTATTACCTCTTGCTTTAAATGGTAGTCTTACAAATTGCATTGTGCTCTTCTTTTGTTTTGgcatagatatatagagagagatactATAAGGAAGTTTATTTCTTAGGAAGTGCACTGAATAATGTATTTCTTTTACAGTGTAATATGGGGGTGgggaaatgcaaaagaaatgtgtatttttgcTAGTTGCCTATCTTCTGAGATAAATAAGCACAATACTGCAATGGATCCAATAATCCAGCTAGGTATTATAGATAAGTATTTAAGTTTGCTGTAGGTTGTGTGTGTGCTAAGTAAAAGTTCTGTGATTCACAATTTTGGTCTTAACCCATGTTGCAAAAGCTATGTTACTGGTCAACAGATTATAATGCTGTGCAATGCATAGCACAAGCATTAACTAGTCATTAACATTTGTAAAGCCAAATGTACCGTGCAGAAGTCTTCACCTGTTTTTATAGCAGACTACATTAAAACAAGTTAAATCCTACTGTCTGGGCAAAAGATAGTCTTGTTTGTATGAAATGAAGAATGTTGCACAACAGGGCCGATTTTGTTGGGGAAGGAGCAGATTGGTGAAGAGGGAGCACTCctggctttaaaaaaacaaacgaagTCAGTGACCCATCCAGGTTAGACCCCAAAAGGAGCTGGGACATTGGTTTTCCTTAGAATCTTAGAGCTGGGAGAAGTCTCCACAATAACCCAGTCTGTAATTTTTAAACCATTTGGGGATTCTGGACCTTTTGGGAATCTAAAAACAGCTAGACTCTATCCCCAGAAAAATGTATATGCTTATGTGCAAAAT is a window encoding:
- the CTTNBP2NL gene encoding CTTNBP2 N-terminal-like protein isoform X1 — translated: MNLEKLSKPELLTLFSILEGELEARDLVIEALKAQHRDTFIEERYGKYNISDPLMALQRDFETLKEKNDGEKQPVCTNPLSILKVVMKQCKNMQERMLSQLAAAESRHRKVILDLEEERQRHAQDTAEGDDVTYMLEKERERLTQQLEFEKSQVKKFEKEQKKLSSQLEEERSRHKQLSSMLVRECKKATNKAAEEGQKAGELSLKLEKEKSRVSKLEEELAAERKRGLQTEAQVEKQLSEFDIEREQLRAKLNREENRTRTLKEEMESLKKIVKDLEALHQQSSPGEQGKKPVTLSKGTATEPPVLVSVFCQTESFQAERTHGSSTAKVTATGLPGPTTPACSYAKTNGHFDPEMQTTKELITGSSVENQAPPREKPVGLAQEKAVENGGCPVGIETPVPAPGHLPSSGSSLSPSSTASSSLTSSPCSSPVLTKRLLGSSASSPGYQSSYQVGINQRFHAARHKFQSQADQDQQASGLQSPPSRDLSPTLIDNSAAKQLARNTVTQVLSRFTSQQGPIKPVSPNSSPFGTDYRNLANTASPRGDSSHSPTPGKVSSPLSPLSPGIKSPTIPRAERGNPPPIPPKKPGLAPSPSAATPLSKPHPQASSLTTTEDLASSCSSNAVVANGKDVEILLPTSS
- the CTTNBP2NL gene encoding CTTNBP2 N-terminal-like protein isoform X2 produces the protein MPGPSPGGRGAGPRRAVDGAAGGGGRERSPERWEKAFRMNLEKLSKPELLTLFSILEGELEARDLVIEALKAQHRDTFIEERYGKYNISDPLMALQRDFETLKEKNDGEKQPVCTNPLSILKVVMKQCKNMQERMLSQLAAAESRHRKVILDLEEERQRHAQDTAEGDDVTYMLEKERERLTQQLEFEKSQVKKFEKEQKKLSSQLEEERSRHKQLSSMLVRECKKATNKAAEEGQKAGELSLKLEKEKSRVSKLEEELAAERKRGLQTEAQVEKQLSEFDIEREQLRAKLNREENRTRTLKEEMESLKKIVKDLEALHQQSSPGEQGKKPVTLSKGTATEPPVLVSVFCQTESFQAERTHGSSTAKVTATGLPGPTTPACSYAKTNGHFDPEMQTTKELITGSSVENQAPPREKPVGLAQEKAVENGGCPVGIETPVPAPGHLPSSGSSLSPSSTASSSLTSSPCSSPVLTKRLLGSSASSPGYQSSYQVGINQRFHAARHKFQSQADQDQQASGLQSPPSRDLSPTLIDNSAAKQLARNTVTQVLSRFTSQQGPIKPVSPNSSPFGTDYRNLANTASPRGDSSHSPTPGKVSSPLSPLSPGIKSPTIPRAERGNPPPIPPKKPGLAPSPSAATPLSKPHPQASSLTTTEDLASSCSSNAVVANGKDVEILLPTSS